Proteins encoded together in one Micromonospora kangleipakensis window:
- a CDS encoding alkaline phosphatase family protein — protein sequence MSRRLVVLDVVGLTPRLLAHMPRLRAVAEAGFAAELGTVLPAVTCSVQSTFLTGEPPSGHGIVGNGWYFRDLGEVLLWRQHHALVGGEKLWQAARRVEPGYTVANVCWWYAMGADVDWTVTPRPVYHADGRKEPDCWTDPPELHDVLTDGLGTFPLFTYWGPGAGLPSSRWICRAAERILADHAPDLTLVYVPHLDYDLQRFGPNSPRAAAAAAELDAVLAPLLDAARAKDATVVALSEYGITDVSRPVDVNRLLRAEGLLRVYTQAGMEYLDPWTSRAFAVADHQVAHVYVRDPADVPAVAKLCAGLPGVAEVLDADGQAGYGLDHARSGELVLVAEPDAWFTYYYWLDDARAPDFARLVEIHRKPGYDPAELFFDPAAPAAAKRRAAVALARKKLGLRYLMSVVGLDAGARAVRGSHGRLPADPADGPVLLCSDPSVARDRLAATDVKALLLQLAGLAREAP from the coding sequence GTGAGCCGGCGGCTGGTGGTCCTCGACGTGGTCGGGCTGACCCCGCGCCTGCTGGCGCACATGCCCCGGCTGCGCGCGGTCGCCGAGGCCGGCTTCGCCGCCGAGCTGGGCACCGTGCTGCCCGCCGTGACCTGCTCGGTGCAGTCCACCTTCCTCACCGGCGAGCCACCGTCGGGGCACGGGATCGTCGGCAACGGCTGGTACTTCCGGGACCTCGGCGAGGTGCTGCTGTGGCGGCAGCACCACGCGCTGGTCGGCGGGGAGAAGCTCTGGCAGGCGGCCCGCCGGGTGGAGCCCGGCTATACGGTGGCGAACGTCTGCTGGTGGTACGCGATGGGCGCCGACGTGGACTGGACGGTCACCCCCCGGCCGGTCTACCACGCCGACGGCCGCAAGGAGCCGGACTGCTGGACCGACCCGCCGGAGCTGCACGACGTGCTCACCGACGGGCTCGGCACCTTCCCGCTCTTCACCTACTGGGGGCCGGGCGCGGGGCTGCCCTCGTCCCGGTGGATCTGCCGGGCCGCCGAGCGGATCCTGGCCGACCACGCGCCGGACCTGACCCTGGTCTACGTGCCGCACCTGGACTACGACCTGCAACGCTTCGGCCCGAACTCGCCGCGGGCCGCCGCGGCGGCGGCCGAGCTGGACGCGGTGCTCGCCCCGCTGCTGGACGCCGCCCGGGCGAAGGACGCCACGGTGGTGGCGCTGTCGGAGTACGGCATCACCGACGTCTCCCGGCCGGTGGACGTCAACCGGCTGCTGCGCGCCGAGGGGCTGCTGCGGGTCTACACCCAGGCCGGCATGGAGTACCTCGACCCGTGGACGTCCCGGGCCTTCGCGGTCGCCGACCACCAGGTCGCGCACGTCTACGTCCGGGACCCGGCCGACGTGCCGGCGGTGGCGAAGCTCTGCGCCGGGCTGCCCGGGGTGGCCGAGGTGCTCGACGCCGACGGCCAGGCCGGGTACGGGCTGGACCACGCCCGCTCCGGCGAGCTGGTGCTGGTGGCCGAGCCGGACGCCTGGTTCACCTACTACTACTGGCTCGACGACGCCCGCGCTCCCGACTTCGCCCGGCTGGTCGAGATCCACCGCAAGCCCGGGTACGACCCCGCCGAGTTGTTCTTCGACCCGGCGGCGCCGGCCGCCGCGAAGCGCCGGGCGGCGGTGGCGCTGGCCCGCAAGAAGCTCGGCCTGCGCTACCTGATGAGCGTGGTCGGGCTGGACGCCGGCGCCCGGGCGGTCCGCGGCTCGCACGGCCGGCTGCCCGCCGACCCGGCGGACGGGCCGGTGCTGCTCTGCTCGGACCCGTCCGTCGCCCGCGACCGGCTGGCGGCGACCGACGTGAAGGCGCTGCTGCTCCAGCTCGCCGGACTGGCCCGGGAGGCCCCATGA